The Oscillospiraceae bacterium genome contains a region encoding:
- a CDS encoding capsular polysaccharide biosynthesis protein translates to MKGNTPAKMFIVLACALGAFWAALAGAAPAAPAQSGPAAPPRATPQAAEPSPSPRPTASPRPSVTLAFTGDINFADDWYNMRHYAETGGVEDCFGAALLDCLRGADLLLCNNEFAFSRRGAPMPGKAFTFRADPEHTAIWQALGADLVGLANNHCFDYGEEAFLDTLDTLAKAGIPYIGAGRDLEEAMQAQYFMVDGLTIGFVACTRAEKYILTPAAGPASPGVLRCYEPEKALEAIRTARQNCDYLVVYVHWGTERSTVLEAAQTELADLFQQAGADLIVGAHPHMLQGAGWRGQTPVLYSLGNFWFNMETLDTALLEVTVTGPGAGNAQVRLLPCVQTGGRTSLVEDEAERRRILEELNAVCESGWFDEEGVLHKPEA, encoded by the coding sequence GTGAAGGGGAACACACCGGCAAAAATGTTTATTGTGCTGGCCTGCGCGCTGGGGGCTTTTTGGGCGGCGCTGGCGGGCGCGGCACCCGCCGCCCCGGCCCAAAGCGGGCCGGCCGCCCCGCCCCGCGCCACGCCGCAGGCAGCCGAGCCCTCCCCTTCGCCCCGGCCCACCGCCAGCCCGCGGCCCAGTGTGACCCTGGCGTTTACCGGGGATATCAATTTTGCCGACGACTGGTACAACATGCGACACTATGCCGAAACCGGCGGCGTGGAGGACTGTTTTGGCGCCGCGCTGCTGGACTGCCTGCGCGGGGCCGACCTGCTTTTGTGCAACAACGAATTTGCCTTTTCGCGGCGGGGCGCGCCCATGCCGGGCAAGGCCTTTACCTTCCGGGCGGACCCGGAGCATACCGCGATCTGGCAGGCGCTGGGGGCCGACCTGGTGGGGCTTGCAAACAACCACTGCTTTGATTACGGCGAGGAGGCGTTTTTGGACACGCTGGACACCCTGGCAAAGGCGGGCATCCCCTACATAGGGGCCGGGCGGGACCTGGAGGAGGCCATGCAGGCGCAATACTTTATGGTGGACGGCCTGACCATTGGCTTTGTGGCCTGCACCCGGGCGGAAAAATATATTCTGACCCCCGCGGCGGGGCCCGCCAGCCCGGGCGTGCTGCGCTGCTACGAGCCGGAAAAGGCACTGGAAGCGATCCGCACGGCGCGCCAAAACTGCGATTATTTGGTGGTGTATGTGCACTGGGGCACCGAGCGGAGCACGGTGCTGGAAGCCGCCCAGACCGAGCTGGCGGATCTGTTCCAGCAGGCGGGGGCGGACCTGATCGTGGGGGCGCACCCGCATATGCTGCAGGGGGCCGGCTGGCGCGGGCAGACCCCGGTGCTTTACAGCCTGGGCAACTTTTGGTTCAACATGGAAACGCTGGATACCGCCCTGTTGGAGGTGACGGTGACGGGGCCCGGAGCCGGGAACGCCCAGGTGCGCCTGCTGCCCTGCGTGCAGACCGGCGGCCGCACCAGCCTGGTGGAGGATGAGGCCGAGCGGCGGCGCATTTTGGAGGAGCTGAACGCGGTGTGCGAGAGCGGCTGGTTTGATGAGGAGGGCGTATTGCACAAACCGGAGGCATGA